From the Ruania alkalisoli genome, one window contains:
- a CDS encoding energy-coupling factor transporter transmembrane component T family protein, producing the protein MSSPAFGRPLPADSLLHRRDPTVKVLVVLVVCLAITAVVDPVTPAALYLLAWPAAVLAGRIPPATLLRAHVPFVAFALSLLMVNAATRDGETIARLLAVDISAEGLTIGAGLAMRTLLIGIVSVTFVLTTDGARLMTSLHQHLRLSGRFAYAVLAGYRLLEQLPETWSTIRSAQAARDPRRRLQHTGRGPSARPKALAQAAFALLVTSLRRGERMSIALETRGLGAGSRTIAAPSDLRWADAAVAFVALGVTAAVLLTSWRLGLLRGLGELGVFG; encoded by the coding sequence ATGAGTTCTCCCGCGTTCGGCCGCCCGCTGCCGGCCGACTCCCTCCTGCACCGGCGTGACCCCACCGTCAAGGTACTCGTGGTGCTCGTGGTGTGCCTGGCGATCACCGCCGTCGTGGACCCCGTGACCCCGGCAGCGCTGTATCTGCTCGCCTGGCCTGCAGCGGTGCTTGCCGGCCGGATCCCGCCCGCCACGCTGCTACGGGCACACGTGCCCTTCGTAGCATTCGCGCTCAGCCTGCTGATGGTGAACGCAGCCACCCGGGACGGGGAGACGATCGCCCGGCTGCTCGCGGTCGATATCTCCGCCGAAGGGCTGACGATCGGTGCCGGCCTGGCGATGCGCACCCTGCTCATCGGGATCGTCTCGGTCACCTTCGTGCTCACCACCGATGGCGCCCGCCTGATGACCAGCCTGCACCAGCATCTGCGTCTCAGCGGCCGGTTCGCCTACGCCGTCCTCGCTGGATACCGGCTCCTCGAGCAGCTCCCCGAGACGTGGAGCACCATCCGTTCGGCCCAAGCCGCCCGCGACCCTCGCCGGCGGCTTCAGCACACCGGCCGCGGGCCGTCCGCCCGGCCGAAGGCGCTGGCTCAGGCGGCGTTCGCGCTGCTGGTGACCTCGCTACGCCGGGGTGAGCGGATGTCGATCGCCCTGGAGACCCGAGGATTGGGGGCGGGGTCGCGAACCATCGCTGCGCCGTCGGACCTGCGCTGGGCCGACGCCGCGGTGGCGTTCGTGGCCCTCGGTGTCACGGCCGCCGTGCTGCTGACCTCCTGGCGGCTGGGGCTGCTGCGCGGCCTGGGGGAGCTCGGCGTGTTCGGCTAG
- a CDS encoding SDR family NAD(P)-dependent oxidoreductase, with product MRGLTDRVALVTGGAHGIGRAICVRLAEEGCRVMVADVDSHVADSTATEIGGHAVTCDVTRRKDVHAAVEATLTAYGRLDVLVPNVGVAALDSLETLDEEGWHAQVDPTLHGAVRTIQAAMPALLESPGGGRIVATASVNGMGAVGGIPYSAAKAGLINAIANIAVSHGPQARRTTGADHGWVRANVVAPGTILTRNWTEQGPAQEAMLERITAAYPMGRVGLPEEVAAAVAFLASDEASWITGVTLPVDGGLMTGPLTHMIEMGWPDPS from the coding sequence ATGCGTGGCCTGACCGACCGGGTCGCCCTGGTCACCGGCGGTGCACACGGCATCGGGCGCGCGATCTGCGTGCGGCTCGCCGAGGAGGGGTGCCGGGTGATGGTCGCCGACGTGGACTCCCACGTCGCCGACTCCACGGCCACCGAGATCGGCGGCCACGCCGTGACCTGCGACGTCACGCGTCGCAAGGATGTGCACGCCGCCGTCGAGGCCACGCTAACCGCGTACGGGCGCCTGGACGTGCTGGTCCCGAACGTGGGCGTGGCGGCGCTCGACTCCCTGGAGACCCTGGACGAGGAGGGATGGCACGCCCAGGTCGATCCCACCCTGCACGGGGCTGTGCGCACCATCCAGGCGGCGATGCCCGCACTGCTGGAGTCACCCGGGGGAGGCAGGATCGTCGCGACGGCGTCGGTGAACGGGATGGGCGCCGTCGGAGGCATCCCGTACTCGGCCGCCAAGGCCGGGCTGATCAACGCGATCGCGAATATCGCCGTCTCGCACGGGCCGCAGGCACGGAGAACGACCGGCGCCGACCACGGGTGGGTGCGCGCCAACGTCGTAGCCCCCGGCACCATCCTCACCCGCAACTGGACCGAGCAGGGGCCGGCGCAGGAGGCCATGCTGGAGCGGATCACGGCGGCCTACCCGATGGGCCGGGTGGGCCTGCCGGAAGAGGTGGCGGCCGCCGTCGCCTTCCTCGCCTCGGATGAGGCGTCCTGGATCACCGGGGTGACGTTGCCGGTGGACGGCGGGCTGATGACCGGGCCGTTGACGCACATGATCGAGATGGGCTGGCCGGACCCGAGCTAG
- the serC gene encoding phosphoserine transaminase — protein MTTLALPTEMLPADGRFGSGPSRIRPGQSDALAAVGTTLMGTSHRQAPVRQLVARVREGLRELLDVPQDYEIVLGNGGSTFFWDAATFGLIRERSQHVSTGEFGAKFATAARRAPFLADPSVVTGDPGTLARPQTEDGIDAYAWAQNETSTGVVAPVERLDDAEALMLVDGTSAAGGLPVDLHQCDAYYFAPQKGLGSDGGLWLAALSPAALARVEELAQRWVPESLSLTAAVENSRKEQTLNTPAIATLVLMAEQVEWLLAGGGMSFAASRCARSASILYDWAERSEYATPFVTDPKARSSVVGTVDFAETVDAARVASVLRENGVVDIEPYRKLGRNQIRVGMYPSVDPEDVAALTACVDYVVERL, from the coding sequence ATGACGACGCTGGCCCTGCCCACCGAGATGCTGCCTGCCGACGGACGGTTCGGCAGTGGGCCGAGCCGGATCCGTCCCGGTCAGTCCGATGCGCTCGCCGCTGTGGGGACGACCCTGATGGGGACCTCCCACCGGCAGGCGCCGGTGCGCCAGTTGGTCGCCCGGGTGCGCGAGGGGCTGCGGGAGCTGCTCGATGTTCCCCAGGACTACGAGATCGTGCTCGGCAACGGCGGCTCGACGTTCTTCTGGGATGCCGCGACGTTCGGGCTGATCCGCGAGCGGTCCCAGCACGTGAGCACCGGTGAGTTCGGAGCGAAGTTCGCCACGGCCGCCAGGCGCGCCCCCTTCCTCGCCGACCCGAGCGTTGTCACCGGCGATCCGGGGACGCTGGCTCGGCCTCAGACTGAGGACGGTATCGACGCCTACGCGTGGGCTCAGAACGAGACGTCTACGGGTGTGGTCGCCCCCGTCGAACGGCTGGACGACGCCGAGGCGCTGATGCTGGTGGACGGCACGTCCGCAGCCGGCGGGCTCCCAGTCGACCTGCACCAGTGCGATGCCTACTACTTCGCCCCGCAGAAGGGACTGGGGTCCGACGGCGGACTCTGGCTGGCAGCCCTCTCCCCCGCGGCTCTGGCACGAGTCGAGGAGCTGGCCCAGCGGTGGGTTCCCGAGTCCCTCTCACTGACGGCGGCCGTGGAGAACTCCCGCAAGGAGCAGACCCTCAACACCCCGGCGATCGCCACGCTGGTACTCATGGCCGAACAGGTGGAGTGGCTGCTGGCGGGCGGCGGCATGAGTTTCGCTGCGAGTCGCTGCGCCCGGTCTGCGTCGATCCTCTACGACTGGGCGGAGCGGTCCGAATACGCGACGCCCTTCGTCACCGACCCGAAGGCACGCTCGAGCGTGGTGGGCACGGTGGACTTCGCGGAGACCGTCGACGCCGCCCGGGTGGCGTCGGTGCTCCGGGAGAACGGGGTGGTCGACATCGAGCCCTACCGGAAGCTGGGCCGCAACCAGATCCGGGTAGGCATGTATCCCTCGGTCGACCCCGAGGACGTGGCCGCCCTGACCGCGTGCGTGGACTACGTGGTCGAACGACTGTGA